From a region of the Bacillota bacterium genome:
- a CDS encoding ABC transporter permease — MTTHNTRSLISLEKKLSPSPVMNILVPVISVFLALLTGAIFLALTGKDPIQVYSAMFYGAFGSKYGLTESVVKAIPLLLAGLGLAVAFRMQLWNIGGEGQIYMGAFGATWVALQLPNQPTWVVLPAMMLAGAAAGGLWAVIPAIPRAYLGVNEIITTLMLNYVAILWVDYLVYGPWKDPAGYNFPITPSFSESAILPTLGDTRIHAGLLIGIILAIIIYLIIFRTKFGYEIRVIGESPGAARYAGMNISRKIIVVMLISGAVCGLAGMAELSGVTHRLQQGFSPGYGYTAIIVAWLTRLNPLGIIIAALLFGGMQVGGFAVQMNGVPAAVVSMLQGGLLFFVLGGEILTRYRVSINSRRGDDKA; from the coding sequence ATGACTACGCACAATACACGTTCGCTTATATCTCTGGAAAAGAAACTTTCCCCCTCGCCGGTAATGAACATACTGGTCCCGGTCATTTCAGTTTTTTTAGCTCTTTTAACCGGGGCGATTTTCCTTGCACTTACCGGAAAAGATCCTATCCAAGTTTATTCGGCCATGTTTTATGGTGCCTTCGGCTCTAAATATGGACTTACTGAATCTGTTGTAAAGGCCATTCCCCTATTATTGGCAGGTTTGGGACTAGCCGTAGCCTTTAGAATGCAGCTATGGAATATAGGTGGGGAAGGCCAAATCTACATGGGTGCATTTGGGGCAACTTGGGTAGCATTACAGTTGCCCAATCAGCCAACCTGGGTGGTTCTACCGGCAATGATGCTGGCGGGTGCCGCTGCCGGAGGTCTGTGGGCGGTTATACCGGCTATACCCCGAGCTTACTTGGGGGTAAACGAAATCATTACCACCCTGATGCTTAATTATGTAGCTATTTTGTGGGTGGATTATTTAGTTTACGGGCCATGGAAAGATCCTGCGGGATATAACTTTCCTATTACGCCATCCTTTTCGGAATCCGCCATTTTACCAACTTTGGGCGATACCAGAATTCATGCCGGCCTGTTAATAGGTATTATATTGGCAATTATTATTTATTTAATTATTTTCCGTACCAAATTCGGCTATGAAATTCGGGTAATAGGAGAAAGCCCTGGTGCAGCCCGTTATGCAGGTATGAATATATCCCGAAAAATTATTGTAGTAATGCTAATCTCCGGTGCTGTATGCGGACTTGCCGGTATGGCCGAATTATCAGGTGTAACCCACCGCCTTCAACAAGGTTTCAGCCCCGGGTACGGTTATACAGCCATTATTGTAGCCTGGCTAACTAGACTTAATCCGCTGGGTATTATTATCGCTGCCCTTTTGTTCGGCGGTATGCAGGTGGGCGGCTTCGCAGTACAAATGAATGGTGTGCCTGCTGCAGTTGTTTCCATGCTGCAAGGTGGTTTATTATTTTTTGTCTTGGGTGGCGAAATACTGACGCGCTACCGGGTTTCCATCAATAGCCGCCGGGGAGATGATAAAGCATGA
- a CDS encoding ABC transporter ATP-binding protein produces the protein MQELLLEMKQITKKFPGVLANDNIKLSVKPGEIHMLLGENGSGKSTLMNILAGLYKPDIGEMYIKGNKVNFKSPRDAINAGVGMVHQHFKLVDTFTVAENIILGTGTKFKLNAAHAEQEINVLASKYGLAVDPTAKIWQLSVGEKQRVEILKALYKGSDLLILDEPTAVLTPQETRELFQNLRQMTQDGRGIVVITHKLQEVMDIADRVTVLRAGKAVATLNRDEITEKDLAWLMVGRDVVFQQQKSASQFGVKVLELNEVQAMNDNSRPALQGVTMDVKEGEIFGIAGVAGNGQRELAEVITGMRTCSSGSIYLDNKKITNLSPQKIIRQGVSHVPEDRMGTGLVPKLGSVDNIMLKGYRNSYARGPFLDYKKASADTDKLVSDFNIKLYDPSAPVSLLSGGNLQKLLLAREMSLKPLLLVAVYPVRGLDVGATETVHRLLLEQRARGTAILLISEDLDEIFKLSDRVGVIFEGQINGIINTEHADLEEIGLLMMGAKQTGDMP, from the coding sequence ATGCAAGAACTCCTATTGGAAATGAAACAAATTACTAAAAAGTTCCCCGGGGTACTGGCTAACGATAATATTAAACTATCCGTTAAGCCGGGAGAAATTCACATGCTTTTAGGAGAGAACGGCTCGGGAAAAAGTACTTTAATGAATATCCTGGCAGGACTGTACAAACCGGATATCGGTGAAATGTATATCAAGGGCAACAAAGTAAATTTTAAGTCGCCCCGGGACGCTATTAATGCAGGTGTAGGGATGGTGCACCAACATTTTAAGCTTGTTGACACCTTCACAGTAGCAGAGAACATTATCCTGGGAACCGGAACAAAATTCAAATTAAATGCTGCTCATGCAGAACAAGAAATTAATGTGCTGGCATCTAAATACGGTTTGGCCGTTGACCCTACTGCAAAAATATGGCAGCTATCGGTGGGAGAAAAACAGCGGGTGGAAATATTGAAAGCACTTTACAAAGGTTCGGATTTATTGATATTGGATGAACCAACTGCTGTACTGACCCCTCAGGAAACTCGTGAGCTGTTTCAGAACCTTAGACAAATGACACAAGATGGGCGTGGAATTGTTGTCATCACGCACAAGCTCCAAGAAGTAATGGACATTGCAGACAGGGTCACCGTACTGCGTGCAGGTAAAGCCGTAGCTACCCTGAATAGAGATGAAATAACTGAAAAGGACCTAGCTTGGCTCATGGTTGGCCGAGATGTAGTATTCCAACAGCAAAAATCTGCCTCACAGTTCGGCGTTAAAGTTCTTGAATTAAATGAGGTACAGGCAATGAATGATAACAGCCGGCCGGCACTACAAGGAGTTACCATGGATGTCAAAGAAGGTGAAATTTTTGGCATTGCCGGTGTGGCAGGGAACGGGCAAAGGGAATTGGCTGAGGTCATCACGGGCATGCGCACCTGCAGCTCAGGTAGTATTTATTTAGATAATAAAAAAATTACAAATTTATCACCTCAAAAAATAATCAGGCAGGGCGTCAGTCATGTTCCCGAGGATCGCATGGGCACAGGGCTGGTACCCAAACTTGGCTCAGTAGACAATATTATGCTAAAAGGGTACAGGAATAGCTATGCACGCGGGCCCTTTCTTGACTATAAAAAGGCGTCAGCGGATACTGATAAATTAGTTTCAGACTTCAATATAAAGCTTTACGACCCCTCGGCTCCGGTTAGCTTGCTGTCCGGGGGCAATCTTCAAAAACTGCTTCTAGCCAGGGAAATGTCTTTAAAGCCTCTACTTTTGGTTGCTGTATATCCCGTACGAGGTTTGGATGTAGGTGCCACCGAAACAGTACACCGGCTACTCCTTGAGCAACGTGCCAGAGGAACTGCAATATTGTTGATTTCAGAAGATCTTGATGAAATCTTCAAACTAAGCGATCGAGTTGGAGTTATTTTTGAGGGTCAGATTAATGGAATCATCAACACGGAGCACGCTGATTTGGAAGAAATAGGTCTCCTAATGATGGGGGCAAAACAAACGGGAGATATGCCATAA
- a CDS encoding xanthine phosphoribosyltransferase, giving the protein MKVLKDKILIEGKVLSDTVLKVDSFLNHQIDPAFAMDLGKELAARFKNQSITKILTVEASGIAVAMATGLALNIPVVFAKKKRAATADPNVFSSTVYSFTKDESVDIYVNSRFLHPSDNVLLVDDFLAQGEALRGMVEIVQQSGASLAGAGIIIEKVFQGGGKALREAGVRIETLAPIASLAGGKITFC; this is encoded by the coding sequence ATGAAAGTTCTTAAAGACAAGATTTTAATTGAGGGTAAAGTACTGTCCGACACCGTTCTCAAGGTGGATTCCTTTTTAAACCATCAGATTGACCCTGCCTTCGCCATGGACTTGGGGAAGGAGCTTGCCGCAAGGTTTAAAAATCAATCCATAACAAAGATTCTCACTGTAGAGGCATCAGGTATTGCCGTAGCCATGGCAACCGGCCTCGCTTTGAATATCCCGGTTGTCTTTGCCAAAAAGAAAAGAGCAGCTACAGCTGACCCCAATGTATTTTCCAGTACTGTTTATTCCTTTACAAAAGACGAATCCGTTGACATTTACGTCAACAGCCGGTTTCTACACCCTTCAGATAATGTTTTACTGGTTGATGATTTTCTAGCCCAGGGAGAAGCTTTACGTGGCATGGTGGAAATTGTACAGCAGTCCGGAGCCTCTCTGGCCGGAGCAGGTATTATTATTGAAAAGGTCTTTCAAGGCGGAGGGAAGGCGTTAAGAGAGGCAGGTGTTCGCATAGAAACTCTTGCCCCCATTGCCAGCCTTGCGGGTGGAAAAATCACCTTTTGTTAA
- a CDS encoding ABC transporter permease, with the protein MSVDILIAILATAITAGTPLLYAALGEILTERAGILNLGVEGMMLVGAVSGFIAALHTSSPWAGVIVAMLAGGAMASIHALLTVTLRANQIVSGLSLTIFGTGLSGYLGKPIVGTPLETSFKVFEIPIISSIPFIGPIMFKQDALVYLSYIIIPLMWFFLYRTKTGLNLRAVGENPAAADSLGINVFRVKYVYVIIGGMLAGIGGAYLSLMYVPTWMENITAGRGWIAVALVIFATWNPAQAILGAYIFGGIDALGFRLQAMDIMIPAYFLKMLPYIFTIIVLIIVTGKNAAKHIGAPQSLGLPYDREER; encoded by the coding sequence ATGAGTGTTGATATTCTAATTGCCATACTGGCTACAGCTATAACTGCGGGAACCCCCCTCCTATATGCCGCGCTGGGAGAAATTTTGACTGAACGGGCGGGCATATTAAACCTTGGCGTAGAAGGTATGATGCTGGTTGGCGCTGTCAGTGGATTTATAGCCGCTCTTCATACCAGTAGCCCCTGGGCCGGGGTCATAGTAGCCATGCTCGCCGGCGGTGCCATGGCCTCAATTCATGCACTGCTTACCGTTACCCTGCGAGCTAACCAAATTGTAAGCGGTTTGTCTCTTACCATATTCGGTACCGGTCTTAGCGGGTATCTGGGAAAACCCATAGTAGGTACTCCCCTGGAAACCTCTTTTAAAGTATTTGAAATACCTATAATAAGCAGCATACCTTTTATTGGTCCCATAATGTTTAAACAGGATGCTCTTGTATATTTAAGTTACATAATCATTCCTCTAATGTGGTTCTTCCTTTACCGCACTAAGACAGGGTTAAATCTGCGAGCTGTGGGTGAAAATCCAGCAGCAGCCGATTCTCTGGGTATCAACGTTTTTCGTGTTAAATATGTCTATGTAATTATCGGTGGCATGCTGGCTGGGATTGGCGGCGCTTACTTGTCTTTAATGTACGTTCCCACCTGGATGGAAAATATCACGGCCGGCCGCGGGTGGATAGCGGTGGCTCTGGTCATTTTTGCTACTTGGAATCCCGCCCAGGCCATTTTAGGTGCCTACATTTTCGGTGGTATTGACGCTTTAGGTTTTCGTCTACAGGCCATGGATATTATGATACCTGCCTATTTTTTAAAAATGCTACCGTACATATTTACCATCATAGTACTTATTATTGTAACCGGCAAAAATGCAGCCAAGCATATCGGTGCTCCACAGTCACTGGGATTGCCCTATGACCGAGAAGAAAGATAA